In one window of Borrelia anserina Es DNA:
- a CDS encoding V-type ATP synthase subunit I yields MIVKMKKVLILTLLKYKRESIEILRELGVVHINFCNRVLESLERVVEERGVLIQALSLLGDDSEVKILSSSNENFLAVAKSIVNLGSEIKDLRDMQQSLFHKRDIISCWGSFSLDLINKLRDSNVYVQFFKSEISEYKKLLALPEIRVALVNNFKGTAYFIAINDSKQTIDSAEEYDFEFDLEFIENKLKVISEILDQKLTQLSILNKYRDILKDKIKEYDQVIEFEQVMADMDVECDNFVYITGFVPEDNQQNLKSATLNGNFVVQFAEPDDNDFVPTYIKRGGIAKLAKPIFDVLDTIPGYRERDVSYIFMLFFFVFFGMIVGDAAYGVIFLIVGIFLSLVNLMRGKPLTSIHALIFYLSTSAVIYGSMTGTWFGSDSFLLDFFPILRSFRLEYLTGKNSMQNIMFICFTIGVLQISLAHIWNFIQRVKEKPHIHSIAQIGWLIVIPGLYYLVLNLILGRSKFPMHSVILNMIYVGVVLVFVFARQDGSNFFVCILKSFGGIIEQFLATVSGFADIISYIRLFAVGLAGLAISDSFNSMSASLLKSSNIGLIISGIIVMLFGHILNITLSLLSVVVHGVRLNMLEFSNHLGQEWNGYSYRPFRKIKD; encoded by the coding sequence ATGATTGTAAAAATGAAGAAAGTTCTAATTTTAACTTTACTCAAATATAAAAGGGAGTCAATCGAAATTTTAAGAGAATTAGGAGTTGTTCATATTAATTTTTGCAATAGAGTTTTAGAGTCTTTAGAAAGAGTTGTTGAAGAAAGAGGAGTTTTAATTCAGGCTTTATCTTTGCTTGGAGATGACTCTGAAGTAAAAATCTTAAGCTCTTCAAATGAGAATTTTTTAGCTGTTGCAAAAAGTATAGTTAATTTAGGTTCTGAAATTAAAGATTTAAGGGATATGCAACAGTCATTGTTTCATAAAAGAGACATTATATCTTGTTGGGGATCTTTCTCTCTTGACCTAATCAATAAATTGAGAGATAGTAATGTCTATGTTCAATTTTTTAAGTCTGAAATTAGTGAATATAAAAAGTTATTGGCATTGCCTGAAATTAGAGTTGCTCTTGTTAATAATTTTAAAGGTACGGCTTATTTTATAGCTATTAATGATTCTAAGCAGACAATAGATTCAGCTGAAGAATATGATTTTGAGTTTGACCTTGAGTTTATTGAAAATAAATTAAAGGTTATTAGTGAAATTTTAGATCAAAAGCTAACTCAATTGTCAATTTTGAATAAATATAGAGATATTTTAAAAGATAAAATAAAAGAGTATGATCAAGTTATTGAGTTTGAACAAGTTATGGCTGACATGGATGTGGAGTGTGATAACTTTGTATATATTACAGGGTTTGTTCCAGAAGATAACCAGCAAAATCTCAAAAGTGCAACTCTTAATGGTAATTTTGTGGTACAATTTGCAGAGCCAGATGATAATGATTTTGTTCCAACTTATATAAAAAGAGGGGGTATTGCTAAGCTTGCTAAGCCTATTTTTGATGTTTTAGATACAATTCCTGGATACAGAGAAAGAGATGTTAGTTATATTTTTATGTTGTTTTTCTTTGTATTTTTTGGAATGATAGTTGGTGATGCTGCTTATGGAGTAATATTCTTAATAGTGGGAATTTTTCTCAGTTTAGTCAATTTAATGAGAGGTAAGCCTTTAACATCTATTCATGCTTTAATATTTTATTTAAGTACGTCTGCAGTGATATATGGTTCGATGACAGGTACTTGGTTTGGCAGTGATTCTTTTCTCCTTGACTTCTTTCCTATTTTAAGGTCTTTTAGACTTGAGTATCTGACAGGAAAGAATAGTATGCAAAATATTATGTTTATATGTTTTACAATAGGTGTTTTACAAATATCATTAGCTCACATTTGGAATTTTATTCAAAGAGTGAAGGAGAAACCTCATATACATTCAATTGCTCAAATTGGTTGGCTTATTGTAATTCCGGGGCTTTATTATCTTGTTTTAAATTTAATACTTGGCAGAAGTAAGTTCCCTATGCATAGTGTTATTCTTAATATGATATATGTTGGGGTTGTACTTGTCTTTGTTTTTGCAAGACAGGATGGTTCAAACTTTTTTGTATGTATATTGAAGAGTTTTGGGGGAATAATAGAGCAGTTTTTAGCTACTGTATCAGGATTTGCAGACATAATATCTTATATTAGACTTTTTGCTGTTGGACTTGCAGGGCTTGCAATTTCTGATAGTTTTAATAGTATGTCAGCATCTTTATTAAAATCATCTAATATTGGCCTTATAATAAGTGGTATTATTGTAATGCTGTTTGGACATATTCTTAATATAACATTATCTTTGTTATCTGTTGTTGTTCATGGAGTAAGACTTAATATGCTTGAATTTTCAAACCATTTAGGTCAAGAATGGAATGGGTATTCTTATAGGCCTTTTAGAAAAATTAAAGATTAA
- a CDS encoding L-lactate dehydrogenase: MLKRNKVVLVGAGSVGSSFAYALTIDNSLVHELVIIDIAQDKAKGEVMDLNHGQMFLEKNIKITFGNYDDCSDADVVVITAGLNQKPGETRLDLVGKNTKIFKDIVMGIVASGFSGIFVIASNPVDIMTYVTMKYSNFPNHKVIGTGTTLDTSRLRYFLAERLNVNTQNIHSYIMGEHGDSSFATWDETKIAMKSLSEYIDEGKISESELDEIHKNVVNAAYEVIKLKGATYYAIGLGIKRIVNAIISDQNLILPISSYINGQYGDSIKDIYIGAPSVVCKDGVKEVLKFKISDRELEKFKSSANQLKTYIDKIEF, encoded by the coding sequence ATGCTTAAACGTAATAAGGTTGTTCTTGTTGGAGCTGGTAGTGTTGGTTCAAGTTTTGCTTATGCTTTGACAATAGATAACTCACTTGTTCATGAACTTGTAATTATTGATATAGCTCAGGACAAGGCCAAGGGTGAAGTTATGGATTTAAATCATGGTCAGATGTTCTTAGAAAAAAATATTAAAATAACATTTGGCAATTATGATGATTGTTCTGATGCAGATGTTGTTGTGATTACTGCTGGTCTTAATCAAAAACCAGGTGAGACAAGACTTGACTTGGTTGGCAAGAATACTAAAATATTTAAGGACATTGTAATGGGTATTGTTGCGAGTGGATTTAGTGGTATTTTTGTAATTGCAAGTAATCCTGTTGATATTATGACTTATGTAACAATGAAATATTCCAATTTTCCAAATCATAAAGTTATTGGTACAGGAACAACACTTGATACCTCAAGACTTAGATATTTTTTAGCTGAGCGTCTTAATGTTAATACTCAAAATATACATTCATATATTATGGGTGAACATGGTGATAGTTCTTTTGCTACTTGGGATGAAACTAAAATAGCTATGAAATCTTTATCAGAATACATTGATGAAGGGAAAATATCGGAATCAGAACTTGATGAGATTCATAAAAATGTTGTTAATGCTGCTTATGAGGTGATTAAACTTAAAGGAGCGACTTATTATGCTATTGGACTTGGAATTAAAAGAATTGTTAATGCGATAATTAGTGATCAAAACCTTATTTTGCCGATATCTTCATATATTAATGGCCAGTATGGGGATTCTATTAAGGATATTTATATTGGAGCACCTTCTGTAGTTTGTAAAGATGGCGTAAAAGAGGTTCTTAAATTTAAAATAAGTGATAGGGAACTTGAAAAGTTTAAGTCTTCTGCTAATCAGTTGAAGACTTATATTGATAAAATAGAATTTTAA
- a CDS encoding iron-sulfur cluster assembly scaffold protein: MLSEETKKELIRLSKIKKYYFQTDKNQSSVYYQSKCGDQITFKINEIKEKIRLQYNAHGCIILLSSAYVLTKICNNKPRKAILEIITKIINQNFENLEEIDKSLKNFETFLYTNRKDCFTLPHKALKGILNTIE, from the coding sequence ATGCTTTCAGAAGAAACAAAAAAAGAACTAATAAGACTTAGCAAAATAAAAAAGTATTATTTTCAAACAGATAAAAATCAAAGTTCAGTGTATTATCAGTCTAAATGTGGAGATCAAATAACATTCAAAATTAATGAAATTAAAGAAAAAATCAGACTACAGTACAACGCACATGGATGCATAATACTTCTCTCAAGTGCCTATGTCCTAACTAAGATATGCAATAATAAACCCAGAAAAGCAATACTAGAAATTATAACAAAAATAATCAATCAAAATTTTGAAAACTTAGAAGAAATTGACAAAAGCCTTAAAAATTTTGAAACCTTTTTATATACAAATAGAAAAGATTGCTTTACATTGCCTCACAAAGCTCTAAAAGGGATCCTAAATACCATTGAATAA
- a CDS encoding V-type ATP synthase subunit B gives MKIIYSKIESIVGNVITVMAQDVKYGELAIVESKGVSSLAEVVKLDRDKVSLQVYNGTIGISTSDKVRFLGHPMRVTFSENLLGRIFDGAGNPKDGGPRLEDNLIEIGGPSANPAKRIVPRNMIRTGIPMIDVFNTLVESQKLPIFSVSGEPYNELLLRIALQAEVDLIILGGMGLKNDDYLTFRDSLEKGGALSRTIFFVNTANDPVVESLTVPDISLAVAEKFALQGKKVLVLLTDMTNFADAMKEIAITMEQVPSNRGYPGDLYSQLASRYEKAIDFEGAGSITILAVTTMPGDDVTHPVPDNTGYITEGQYYLKGGRIEPFGSLSRLKQMVNGKTRDDHRTIMDSMIKLYASSKESVEKKAMGFNMTEWDEKLLKYSGMFESKLMDLSVNIPLEEALDLGWEILSSCFNPKETGIKTELVEKYWPQKRD, from the coding sequence ATGAAGATAATATATAGCAAGATAGAATCTATTGTTGGGAATGTAATAACTGTTATGGCACAAGATGTTAAATATGGAGAACTTGCTATTGTGGAGTCAAAAGGTGTAAGTTCTTTAGCTGAGGTTGTTAAGTTGGATAGGGATAAAGTTTCCCTTCAGGTCTACAATGGCACTATAGGCATTTCAACTTCGGACAAAGTTAGGTTTTTAGGGCATCCAATGCGAGTAACATTTTCTGAGAATTTGCTTGGTAGGATTTTTGATGGTGCTGGAAATCCAAAGGATGGAGGCCCGCGTCTTGAGGATAATTTAATTGAAATTGGAGGTCCTTCAGCTAATCCTGCAAAGCGTATTGTTCCAAGAAACATGATAAGAACAGGGATTCCAATGATAGATGTTTTTAATACTCTTGTTGAATCTCAAAAATTACCAATATTTTCTGTATCTGGAGAACCTTATAATGAGCTTCTTTTAAGAATAGCTCTTCAGGCAGAAGTTGATTTAATTATTCTTGGAGGGATGGGACTTAAGAATGATGATTATTTGACGTTTAGAGATTCGCTTGAAAAGGGTGGGGCTTTAAGTCGGACAATCTTTTTTGTGAATACAGCTAATGATCCTGTTGTTGAGTCTTTAACGGTGCCTGATATTTCTCTTGCTGTTGCTGAAAAATTTGCTTTGCAAGGGAAAAAGGTTTTGGTACTTTTGACTGATATGACCAATTTTGCAGATGCTATGAAAGAAATTGCTATTACTATGGAGCAAGTTCCATCTAATAGAGGTTATCCCGGTGATTTATATTCTCAGCTTGCATCTAGGTATGAAAAGGCTATTGATTTTGAAGGAGCAGGATCGATTACTATACTTGCAGTTACTACAATGCCTGGAGATGATGTTACTCATCCAGTTCCTGATAATACGGGTTATATTACTGAAGGACAGTATTATTTAAAGGGGGGTAGAATTGAACCTTTTGGTTCTCTTTCAAGACTTAAGCAAATGGTTAACGGGAAGACAAGGGATGATCATAGGACTATTATGGATTCAATGATTAAGCTTTATGCATCTTCTAAGGAATCTGTAGAGAAAAAGGCTATGGGATTTAATATGACAGAGTGGGATGAAAAACTTCTTAAGTACAGTGGTATGTTTGAGAGTAAGCTGATGGACTTATCTGTTAATATTCCTCTGGAGGAAGCTTTGGATTTGGGTTGGGAGATTCTCTCTAGTTGTTTTAACCCTAAAGAAACTGGAATTAAGACAGAGCTTGTAGAAAAATATTGGCCTCAAAAAAGGGATTAA
- a CDS encoding cysteine desulfurase, with translation MNPNFVKDNNEKASILRRDFPILNKTINNKKIIYFDNAATSQKPQTVISSVIEYYSNYNANIHRSGYELAIQASLKVEETRKSVKRFINAESYKNIIFNSGTTDGTNTIANSLLFSKLLKENDEIITTTLEHNSNLLPWINIAKFLNLKIKLAKFNEMGIIQPEQIKKLITDKTRIIAISGINNILGTVQDLETIGKIATDNKIMLFIDAAQMAPHMNIDVRKIGCDFLVFSGHKMLAPTGIGVLYISDKIINKLNSSKLGGNTIEDISIKNGELNFKTLESPNKFESGTPNIAGIIGLGKAIEYINNISMEFIQEHDSELTEYCVARLKEIDEVEFTLNKDIKRKSIISFTVKDIHSHDVETYLDTMGIAIRSGKTCAYITFLSENIKKDHLLRISFYLYNTKEEIDIFISCLKRTIKEFH, from the coding sequence ATGAATCCTAACTTTGTAAAAGATAATAATGAAAAGGCAAGTATCCTAAGAAGAGATTTCCCTATTCTTAACAAAACTATCAATAATAAAAAAATCATTTATTTTGACAATGCAGCAACTTCTCAAAAACCACAAACCGTGATTTCATCTGTAATCGAATACTACTCAAACTATAATGCAAATATTCACAGAAGTGGATATGAGCTTGCAATACAAGCTAGCTTGAAAGTAGAAGAAACAAGAAAAAGTGTTAAAAGATTTATCAATGCAGAATCTTATAAAAACATAATATTCAATTCCGGAACCACAGACGGAACAAATACAATAGCAAATTCATTGCTATTTTCAAAACTTTTAAAAGAAAATGATGAGATTATAACTACAACACTTGAACACAATAGTAATTTACTCCCTTGGATAAATATCGCCAAATTTTTAAACTTAAAAATTAAACTTGCAAAATTTAACGAAATGGGAATAATTCAACCAGAACAAATAAAAAAGTTGATTACAGATAAAACAAGAATTATTGCTATATCTGGCATAAATAATATATTAGGAACCGTACAAGACTTAGAAACAATTGGCAAGATTGCTACAGATAATAAAATTATGCTGTTCATAGATGCAGCTCAAATGGCACCACATATGAACATAGATGTAAGAAAAATAGGCTGTGATTTCCTAGTATTCTCAGGACACAAAATGCTTGCTCCAACAGGAATTGGGGTCTTATACATATCAGACAAAATTATCAATAAACTTAATAGTTCAAAACTAGGAGGCAACACCATAGAAGATATCTCAATAAAAAATGGAGAACTTAACTTCAAAACTCTTGAATCCCCAAATAAATTTGAATCGGGCACACCAAACATCGCAGGAATTATTGGCCTTGGCAAAGCAATAGAATATATTAATAACATCTCAATGGAATTTATTCAAGAACATGACAGCGAACTGACTGAATACTGTGTTGCAAGATTAAAAGAAATCGATGAAGTTGAATTCACCCTCAATAAAGATATAAAACGAAAATCAATAATCTCATTTACAGTAAAAGATATACATTCACATGATGTTGAGACATATCTTGATACAATGGGAATTGCAATTAGATCTGGTAAAACTTGTGCTTACATTACATTTCTATCAGAAAATATAAAAAAAGATCATTTATTAAGAATAAGCTTCTATTTATATAATACAAAAGAAGAAATTGATATTTTTATATCCTGTCTAAAGAGAACAATCAAAGAATTTCATTAA
- a CDS encoding ATP synthase subunit K (produces ATP from ADP in the presence of a proton gradient across the membrane; the K subunit is a nonenzymatic component which binds the dimeric form by interacting with the G and E subunits), which yields MDIGLIGVNSALTIAAIGSALGMGAAGSAAIGAWKRCYMQGKPAPFLLIVFVSAPLTQIIYGYILMNTLAGIMTQANPWLLFGAGFGGGIAISISAFAQGRAAAGACDAFAETGKGFATNLLVLGLIESVALFVMVFLMIFKFV from the coding sequence ATGGATATAGGTTTGATAGGAGTTAATTCGGCTTTAACAATAGCTGCCATAGGGTCAGCTTTGGGTATGGGAGCTGCTGGAAGTGCTGCTATTGGTGCATGGAAGAGGTGTTATATGCAAGGTAAGCCAGCTCCTTTCTTATTAATTGTTTTTGTTTCAGCACCCCTGACACAAATAATATATGGTTATATATTGATGAATACTTTAGCGGGGATAATGACACAGGCTAATCCTTGGTTATTATTTGGAGCTGGTTTTGGTGGTGGTATTGCAATTTCTATTTCCGCTTTTGCACAAGGGAGAGCTGCTGCAGGAGCTTGTGATGCTTTTGCTGAGACTGGAAAGGGATTTGCAACAAATCTTTTGGTTTTAGGTTTAATAGAATCAGTTGCTCTTTTTGTAATGGTATTTTTGATGATATTTAAATTTGTTTGA
- the lepA gene encoding translation elongation factor 4, which produces MLFSLRGVKISYYKKNFCIIAHIDHGKSTLADRFIQKAKLISDREFKSQILDSMDIERERGITIKSQAVTIDYKCSDGNIYELNFVDTPGHVDFSYEVSRAISSCEGALLLVDASQGIEAQTVSNFYMAFEHNLEIIPVINKIDLPSANVNFVKKQIEHDLGLDANIAVSISAKNGIGIDELLEAICKYVPSPKGSVNNPLKALIFDSHYDSYRGVIVHFRIFEGQIKTGDKIKLMHADREYLVEEIGIFKIILEKRDILEAGDVGYFIAGIKNISDVKIGDTITLVDNPASLPLEGFKEVKPVVFSSIYPVDANQYDDLLRAMDRLKLNDASLTFEKDSSVALGHGFKCGFLGLLHLEVIQERIEREFDLNVILTSPSVRYKIVPNKGIPYFIESPEQFPGNENIEVALEPYIRANIIVPTEFLGNVMSVCLLKRGVQENLIYLDKKRVEVIYKMPLAEILFDFYDKIKSVSRGYASFDYALLGYEKTNLVKLDILVNGDRVDALSQLIFRDGARAKALSVCKKLKDEIARQQFKIAIQGAIGSNIIARETISPVRKDVTAKCYGGDITRKRKLLEKQKEGKKRLKMIGNIEIPQSAFLAVLKSDDN; this is translated from the coding sequence ATCCTATTTTCACTTAGGGGGGTAAAAATTAGTTATTATAAAAAAAATTTTTGTATTATTGCACATATTGATCATGGTAAATCAACTTTGGCAGATAGATTTATACAAAAGGCTAAGCTGATCTCAGATCGTGAATTTAAGAGTCAAATTCTTGATAGTATGGATATTGAGAGGGAAAGGGGGATTACAATTAAGAGTCAAGCAGTTACTATTGATTACAAGTGTAGTGATGGCAATATTTATGAACTTAATTTTGTAGATACCCCAGGGCATGTCGATTTTTCTTATGAAGTTTCAAGGGCAATTTCATCTTGTGAAGGAGCGCTTTTGCTTGTTGATGCGAGCCAAGGGATAGAGGCTCAAACTGTTTCAAACTTTTATATGGCATTTGAACATAATCTCGAAATTATTCCTGTGATTAACAAAATAGATTTGCCAAGTGCAAATGTTAATTTTGTAAAAAAACAAATAGAACACGATTTAGGATTAGATGCAAATATTGCTGTTTCTATATCTGCTAAAAATGGTATTGGAATTGATGAATTGCTTGAGGCTATTTGTAAATACGTTCCTTCTCCTAAGGGAAGTGTTAATAATCCATTGAAGGCTTTAATTTTTGATTCGCATTACGATTCTTATCGTGGTGTTATTGTGCATTTTAGAATTTTTGAAGGACAAATCAAAACTGGTGATAAGATTAAGTTGATGCATGCAGATAGGGAATACTTAGTGGAAGAGATTGGAATTTTTAAAATAATTCTTGAAAAGAGAGATATTTTGGAAGCCGGTGATGTTGGTTATTTTATTGCGGGAATAAAGAATATATCAGATGTTAAGATTGGAGATACTATAACTCTTGTTGATAATCCAGCGAGTTTACCTCTTGAAGGTTTTAAGGAAGTTAAGCCTGTAGTGTTTTCTTCTATTTATCCAGTTGATGCTAATCAATATGATGATCTTTTAAGAGCAATGGATAGACTTAAACTGAATGATGCATCACTTACTTTTGAAAAAGATTCTTCAGTTGCTCTTGGACATGGATTTAAATGTGGATTTTTAGGACTTTTACATTTAGAAGTGATTCAGGAAAGAATTGAGCGTGAATTTGATCTTAATGTGATATTAACATCACCATCAGTTCGTTATAAAATTGTTCCTAACAAAGGGATTCCTTATTTTATTGAAAGTCCTGAACAATTTCCAGGAAATGAAAATATTGAAGTTGCACTTGAACCTTATATCAGAGCTAATATTATTGTTCCCACTGAATTTTTGGGGAATGTTATGAGTGTTTGTTTACTTAAAAGAGGCGTTCAAGAAAATTTGATTTATCTTGATAAAAAACGTGTTGAAGTTATTTATAAAATGCCGCTTGCAGAGATACTTTTTGATTTTTACGATAAGATTAAATCTGTGAGTCGTGGATACGCTTCTTTTGACTATGCACTATTAGGATATGAAAAAACAAATTTGGTTAAGTTAGATATTTTAGTTAATGGGGATAGAGTTGATGCATTATCTCAGTTAATTTTTCGTGATGGTGCAAGAGCAAAGGCTTTAAGTGTTTGTAAAAAATTAAAGGATGAGATTGCAAGACAACAGTTTAAAATAGCGATTCAAGGAGCTATTGGTTCAAACATTATTGCTCGTGAGACAATTTCACCTGTTAGAAAAGATGTTACTGCTAAGTGTTATGGGGGTGATATTACTCGGAAGAGAAAGCTTTTAGAGAAGCAAAAAGAAGGTAAAAAGCGACTTAAGATGATAGGGAATATTGAGATACCACAAAGTGCATTTCTTGCTGTTCTTAAATCAGATGATAATTAA
- a CDS encoding V-type ATP synthase subunit D, with the protein MPKVKLTKNELKKQKDSLKMFSRYLPTLQLKKQQLHLEIRKVEALKRAKELEQERFKEYVKSWVSLFCERFPFQDWIKIRKVVKSFTNIAGITIPVFDSIEYEDIKHDLVYTPYWVDRGIEAIRSIVQINAELEILNEQTRLLEIELNATSQRVNLFEKVMIPDAKINIKKINVYLGDQQTAAVVRGKIAKAGLIKSR; encoded by the coding sequence ATGCCTAAAGTTAAGTTAACTAAGAATGAACTTAAAAAACAAAAAGATAGTCTTAAGATGTTTAGCAGGTATTTGCCTACATTGCAGCTTAAGAAACAGCAACTTCATTTGGAGATTAGAAAGGTTGAGGCTCTTAAGAGAGCTAAGGAGCTTGAGCAGGAGAGGTTTAAGGAGTATGTTAAATCTTGGGTTTCTTTATTTTGTGAAAGATTTCCCTTTCAGGATTGGATTAAAATTAGAAAAGTGGTAAAGAGCTTTACAAATATTGCAGGTATTACTATTCCTGTATTTGATTCTATTGAATATGAAGATATTAAGCATGACCTTGTATATACCCCTTATTGGGTCGATAGGGGAATAGAGGCTATTAGGAGTATAGTTCAGATAAATGCGGAGCTTGAAATTTTAAATGAGCAAACTAGATTATTGGAAATAGAACTTAACGCTACTTCTCAGAGGGTAAATTTATTTGAAAAAGTTATGATACCTGATGCTAAAATTAATATAAAGAAGATTAATGTTTATCTTGGTGATCAACAGACAGCGGCTGTTGTAAGAGGTAAAATAGCTAAGGCTGGTTTGATTAAAAGTAGATAG
- a CDS encoding YifB family Mg chelatase-like AAA ATPase, translated as MKICSHSSIGYKGELIEVEVDIKKGIPGIDIVGLAGSEIKESRARVKAAIKNSGFIFPKDRILINLAPAGIKKIGTAVDLSIATSIMTIKENQNNNLEVLILGELQLDGQIRAIKGVLPAISLAKERGIKCTIIPFDNLEEALLIEDLNIWGVKTLKETLEILEHLNNNIFPPKSKINFKIKDNEKKFEYDFKNIKGQHRIKRALEIAVAGGHNIMIFGPPGSGKTLSIKCVQSILPPLTNKEIIETNRIWSVAGKLIDTKIIRQRPFRQPHQTASKERIIGGGPNVLPGEVSLAHNGILFLDEALEFQKSILQSLREPIEDKTISIVRSSSRSFKYPANFQLMIATNPCPCGNLGKNDTECFCSQQEVSNYWKKLGAAMLDRIDIRVPVKPVNNAQLFQENNEDSSEIRKRIIKARNIQSKRYEDIANLHKNSDLKPEHIAKFCELDKILQDEMIYILNKLNISSRATHSILKLARTIADLKEEDHILRESLIEAIEHRKHGEKLLEE; from the coding sequence ATGAAAATATGCTCTCATTCATCAATAGGATATAAAGGAGAACTAATTGAAGTTGAAGTAGATATTAAGAAAGGAATACCAGGAATTGATATTGTTGGTCTAGCTGGAAGTGAGATCAAAGAATCAAGAGCAAGAGTAAAAGCAGCCATTAAAAATTCAGGATTTATTTTCCCAAAAGACAGGATATTAATAAATCTTGCACCAGCTGGCATTAAAAAAATTGGAACCGCAGTTGATCTCTCAATCGCAACAAGCATCATGACCATAAAAGAAAATCAAAATAATAATTTAGAAGTTTTAATATTAGGAGAATTACAACTAGATGGACAAATAAGAGCAATCAAAGGAGTATTACCTGCAATTTCACTTGCAAAGGAAAGAGGTATTAAATGCACAATAATACCTTTTGACAATCTAGAAGAAGCTCTTCTAATAGAAGATCTCAATATTTGGGGAGTAAAAACCTTAAAAGAAACTCTAGAAATATTAGAACATCTCAATAATAATATATTCCCACCAAAATCCAAAATCAACTTCAAAATAAAAGACAATGAAAAAAAATTTGAATATGATTTCAAAAATATCAAAGGACAACACAGAATTAAAAGAGCACTCGAAATTGCAGTCGCTGGAGGACATAACATTATGATATTCGGTCCTCCTGGAAGTGGTAAAACTCTCAGCATTAAATGCGTACAATCGATACTACCCCCACTTACAAACAAAGAAATAATCGAAACAAACAGAATTTGGTCAGTTGCTGGCAAATTAATAGATACAAAAATAATAAGACAAAGACCATTTAGACAACCTCATCAAACTGCAAGCAAAGAAAGAATCATTGGTGGTGGACCAAATGTACTCCCTGGGGAAGTATCACTTGCCCACAATGGAATTTTATTCTTAGATGAAGCTCTAGAATTTCAAAAATCAATATTACAATCTCTTCGAGAACCAATAGAAGATAAGACAATTTCAATAGTAAGATCAAGTTCAAGATCATTTAAGTATCCTGCAAATTTTCAGTTAATGATTGCTACAAACCCCTGCCCCTGCGGCAACCTTGGAAAAAACGATACAGAATGTTTTTGCTCACAACAAGAAGTTTCAAACTATTGGAAAAAACTTGGAGCAGCAATGCTTGATAGAATTGATATTAGAGTCCCAGTTAAACCAGTAAATAATGCACAATTATTCCAAGAAAACAACGAAGATTCAAGTGAGATAAGAAAGAGAATAATAAAAGCAAGAAACATACAAAGTAAAAGATACGAAGATATTGCAAATCTTCACAAGAATTCCGATCTTAAACCAGAACATATTGCAAAATTTTGTGAATTAGATAAAATACTACAAGATGAAATGATTTATATATTAAATAAACTTAATATATCATCAAGAGCAACTCATTCAATCTTAAAATTAGCAAGGACAATAGCTGATTTAAAAGAAGAAGACCATATCTTAAGAGAATCATTAATAGAAGCAATTGAACATAGAAAACATGGGGAAAAATTACTAGAAGAATAA